A window of Salvia splendens isolate huo1 chromosome 8, SspV2, whole genome shotgun sequence genomic DNA:
TTGCGtagctttgaataagtttgggggggtgaTATGGTGGATGGTGAACCTATGAGCATGTTTATTGTTTTCATGTTATTTTTgggtagttttaaaatttttgcttAGTATTTTAGTTTAGGATTAATAAACTCCCTTGGATGAAATTGAATGGGGTCGGAGcaatttgaattgaattcaaGCATGTTTGTTGGATGAGTTGCTAATGATGCTATGTGCtaaaatgtttgtgaaaactTGTTGATATGACCAAGCATGCTTGTATGTCCTTATTGTGATTTGCCTAAAGTGAATTGCTCGTTGCGTTGTCCTTTGCCATAACCCTGTGAGACTTGAGtctatatatttctaaatgtgtgaTTATCGTCATTgtgttatatgtttctagaacttgctcgcgatcttccttgagtctacatagtgagTATAGATTTAGGAAGTGATGTTAGGCCATCCGTTCTAGCCTTATCTTTACTTTCaccctaaaataaaaatcataatccTTTGTTAGCTATATTTGAGCCTAATAGCCTATTATTTGATAACTTGGGGTTGTATATATGCTTGAAAATAAGTTTGAGAGAAAAGAACACTTTTGGATGATAAGAAGAGTTTAAAGATGAAGTATTGGCTTGAATATCTTTGGGAAAGTGATGTATGCTTTtagttgtgaaaaaaaaaaagagttgtaaaaaaaaaagaataatttggtGGTATAAGCTAGGCGAAGCCTAGAGggggtataagctagacgaagtctagaAATGCGTAAGaaaccaagtttgggggagaatTGGTAGATGAGAAGAGTCTATAAAGACTACTGAGGAGTTGAGTTGTTTTAAGAACGAAGTTATTATAGTTTCGAAAGGGATTATAAGTCACTTTGGCCAAATTTGTCTCACCTAACCAaaaagcctacattacaacctacAAATAAGACCTTTCAGATCCTTGATTTATAGTCACAAAATAGTAGAGGAGAGGTTAGatttcgagcaagcctatggtaaactatgcgtgattgattgatttgagagCTTGTATTttacctatacactttgagagtgggaGAATTACACTACATATCTATCTTGTGAGGGCAAATTGACAAGGTTGCATACGTGTTAGTAACTTGAAGCAATGATCAGTTGGTTTACATGTGTGTGAAGTTATTGATGCATGATATTGTTTATTAACTGAGGCAATGATGAGATCCAACTTATGTGTACGAGtttatatttgattgttgtCTGCTTCTTGTTTGAGAACAAACAAgtgattaagtttgggggagttgacaaactcgtattttaactgttttattgggcgttaaacgtgatgataattggtgtttaaatgcatattacttgagtttacatccatatttcactataaaggtgctttgatgagtttatccagtgtttgaagttaaaataggtaaaaaagggtcaaaatgagccaagcattgactggggtctgcttcaaacgttaatctgcctatcaatatggggtccaaatcctattttgagagtaccattgtcttcatcatcgaaagagcttcgcgtgggtacctcacacgccccaatcggagttcggatgagagagatacggccgatctacgaaagctGCGCGGATTGCCGGGAgcgccgggtgaattttatgtgcaataattccacccggccgggtggacaattttgttcataaagagtccagagacttctacccgaccgggtgaattttatgtgcaataattccacccggcggGTCCGTCTGACTGACGTTTTTTAGCCCAGACGCGATTTTTCTGAagggaaaaataagagagagaagctaGGGCAACGAAAAAGCATTCTCTACCATCCGCAAAACACACGTTCCTTCTCTCtgaagaactcttggaagaagattgaagattcaagcttcgattcctctgccaattgtaattcgtatcatggtttctcttgtttttcttagtttttgcCTGATTTCCGCCATGAATATGAGTAACTAAACCCTTTATGTGGAATTCTTGGtaaagatgcattgattcatagttttaatccaattgatttcgtttttatcttgcccttgtaattgtttgaattattcttatgctttttcctatcaattgcttgatcaccatttgggagtgttaggatttcttagagtaatcgggagatgaaatatttaatcttgaaagaagaataattcacacattaattcaataaaactcgggagagttgagattatgagtgggatctttaatctaatcaaacatttgggagttaggtctaagatttagaaggggacttcacttattacacctaatctacagatttctcacctcgggagggggtttaatctacaattgtgattgattcaacaattctggagactttaaatggtaaatcggtttcaattgggttaggctatgagttgtgcatcggatccttgaattctgcatatttctccatcatctacaCAACTTGCTTTATCGCTCTCTTGTTTATTTGTTCTAATTTAATCTCtgcatttacatgttttcagtagttgttagtttcaaaatcaaaattcctgattgtctggatagtagttgaagtttgttcctggtacttaggtttacacttaattgtctctgtgggatacgatatactcttgcttgctatttgctacgataaccccgtacacttgcgggtattatttgggtaaaataaagttgagtcaggACCTGGACTAAGTAAGCGCCAACAATGGATGAATGTGTGGCATCGTTGTCCCATACGGTCCTAAGGAGACTGATTCACAATAATtgactagttttaccattttgggacATCCATCATAATTAGACTAATTTTTTAACATGAAaagttttaaataatttaatattactaaTAGGGTGGACCACAAAATTCACTAAAATTACTTCTAtcatctttttaatatttttgttttactttaccaattgtacattCAAATTCATGTCATTTACAAcctagtctattttttgtgggcGAAGTAAGTAGTATATATATCACATTGGCGTCATTTGACAACCCAAATAGTAATAGATAGACGATTATTTCTAAATACCACAAACTTTAATCTAGTAGGCCATTCAGTGACAATCTAGATTGTGAATGTTTTTTTTGGGATCAACTGAAACACCTCAAAAGTTGAGCATTATGAAGTCGAATGCTCAGAAAGGATGGGAATTCATGGGACCAGCAAAACATAAGAAATTCATCAAGAGTAAAATTCCCACAAAAAAAGAGGAAGAGGGAAAAGACAAAAAGAGAACACTAATTTTTGTGAGATTGTTCGAGACTATATTGGTTCAAGACTACTTTTGAGATTAAATTTGTCACGGAGTAAGGCCAAGACACATAAAACAAAACTGATTCTACATAACATTATCCCGAGATTAAATGCAGGGCATTAACTACTCAAACGAACAACATTCATCAGATTCAGTCTTATTTAATCCATCAAACCGAACATTGTAATTACAGTCTAATACCTAAATAATTACCAAGGTCGAAGAGGCAGACTTATAATTCAatataacccaaaatatctccACATGATGTTGATGCCTTTGTCTTTGCTTTCAAATTTTCTGCAAGAGCATATATATGTACTTGGATCAGAAAAATTAATGAGGTGCTGCAAAGATCAGAAAAATGAATATCTCACACTGTAGGCATTACTGAATTTTAAAGGTTCTAGTTTTGGCTCTGGCTCAATGTCTCGTAAGTTGGCTCCAAGTCTCCAACCGCCACTTGGATCATTATGCGCCAAATGCCCACCTAACACGAGTCTGGACTGATCTCACTTGGAATGCAGTTCCCATCCCTGATGGGACACGTCATGCAAACATTAACTCATCTGGTTGCCCCGTCTCTCCCATCGAGCAACATTTTTCAAACTCCATTCGAAGCAGGACTGCTGCACAGTGGCGAATTCTATTAATGAACATTTTTCAAACTTCCTTCGAAGCAGGATTGCTGCACAGTGGTCAATTCTATTAATGAAGCAACAACTCATTCTTTATTAGAGTAAACTCACACACTTGTCTAAGTACTCGACTCTCCCCAACTTCAGAATCAGTGGTGGATTCAGATCAAACACAGGCACAGTGGTTGTTAGTCTACATTAACAACAATGGAAACAAGTAATGTCTTCCAAAGATTCAATGAATATACATTTAGACACCCTAATCCAACATATCAAGTCCATCCATACTTTGATATcacttatcaagcatgattctTCGATATATTTTTGATGCACCAAGAGGAGAAATACACAGATTACAACAACACAGTTGGGGCCTCGAAGATGACCTCTTTGTACAAATAAAACTATATACAAAACCATAGCAAGAGTTTCCTTTCTCCTGCCCTAGGGTGTGATTTATTAAACTATGATATCATGCCACAAACACACTCAGTAAATGATCAGCTGGGAGAGATCAGGCAACTATTCCAGATAAAGTAGTAAGTTGTTTACCTGCAGTTTTTCTGTCCAGGCGATTTCATTTTCTTCATAACGTCTTCAATCATCTCGGCTGCACCATACATGtttttctctctcatttctttCAAAAGCAATGAACATGTTACAAATCTAGGTTTTATATTTTGACCTATCATTTCCTTGAAAAGCTGGTATGCCCTCTCGTACTTGTTTCCTCTGCAGAATCCATGGATTAAAAGAGTATAAGTTGCCAGATCAAGACATAAATGGTGCTTCTTAACCACGTCATCCACGAGATTCAAGCACTTGCATGTCTTCCCATCTCGAAAATATAACTTCAGCAATGGATAGAATGATTGAACATCAGGTTTACAGTATGGCGACTGTTCTAAAATCCCAAGGTACTCCAGGGCCCTTTGCTCTTGTTTGTGATGACAAAACATAGCAATCATAGAATTGAAAGTTGAAGTATTTGGGTTAATTCTACCATTGGGCATTTCCTTAGTAAAAACATTTAATGCCTCCTCTATAAGGCCAGCTCTCCCTAGGGTATGTATCAGCGCATTATAAAACTGTGTATCGGGTTTGCAGCCTGCTACTTTCATTTTCTCAGCTACCTGTAATGCTTCATCTGTGTAACCTGACTTCGTAAAAGAATTCATAATGGTGGTGAAAGTAACAACATTGGGAGGACATCCTTGCACTTCCATTTCGTCAAGCAGCTCATAAACCCTGTAGAATTTGCATTGCGAGCAAAAAAATTGGATTATGGTAGAATAGCTGATGACACATGGGCGAAAACCACGCCCCTTCATTTCCTGGATAGTCCATTCTGCCTCCTCAACCCTCTTTATTTTGCACCATCCATGGATAAAAATGTTATAGGTGTTTGCATTTGGTGCAATATGTGATTTAAGCTCCAAGAATAGTGCACGCGCCTGCTCCACTTTGTGTTCTTTGCAGAGGGTATCAAGAAGTATGTTCATAGACTCGGTATTCTTTTCCAATCCAAATTTCTCTAACTCATCAAAAATCTTGACAGCTTCTTTCCATTCTCCTGCACCAGCCAATCTCCTCATCATCTTTGCTATTGTATTGAGGGAAATGAGATGATTTTCACATATTTCCCCAACTAGTtccttcatcttctccatttgTTTCATCTTTCCCAATACATCCACTATTTTTTCATAATGTTCCGGCAAAGGTTTATACCCTTGACATGTTTCCACCCATCTAAAAACACCAATTGCAGACTTCCAATCATCTTGAAAACGGTGAAGCAACCTTGTGGCCAAGCTGTGCGTGATTTGTATCTTGTTACACTCAATGTCTTGTGCCAGAGAATGGAAGACTTCGGATTCACTTTGTGCATTGAGGACTTTGTTGATGATGACATTAATATCATGATTCCTTTTCTTGTCTCCACATTTTTCAGGTTGCTCAGATGATAGATTGCCAGACAAGGGATAACCGTCTAGCGCTGGAACATCTGAAGTAAACAAACGACCATAGAAGCTTCTCGAGACAACTGCAAAACGAGCCTTCGATGGAAACAGAGGTAAACTGTTGAATACAGCAAGGATTCTGCCACGAACGACCATGAAGGGATCCTAGCGTTTTTAAGCCTGCAGCTATAGAAAAACCTAACCACTTTAAAAGCTCATTATAACCATGTAAACAGTAAAAGCAAATATGCGTATAGATTACACTAATAATCAAAAAAGCATTGATGATCAAATAAATATAACATTCTAAATTCACGCTCTACGAGTTAGCAATTGAAACATTGATGACAACAGCCATGTATAATCAAAATATAATCTTCTGGCCCTTGTATAGATTCTAAAAGACATGTATCAAATCAACGAATGCTTAGCTTCTGACTCAAGGAAAAAAGAAACAGTGCGGGCTTCTGAATTACTACTCCAAATGTTTAGAGATAGATACAACAACAAAACACCAAAAAATTAGAATACAACATCAACTACaccaaattaatttcaatttaaaatttccAACTTCTGAACCGGATATGTCTCGCCTCTCTAtctcaaattcaatttcaatttcaattcgcAGGCACAGTGCATTCAAATTCGAATATCAATTCAAATGTGTAGTCGAGAGAGAGGCATACCGTCACGGCGGATCACTGGAGGGCGGAGGACAAAGCTTGAAACTCAAAACAAGCTGCTCTTTTGTGTACCTATGCAGCGAAGTGCGCTCGCCTCTTGCAGATAGAGACAGAAACTACGGTCAGTCGTTCTACCATAGCAACATACTACTAATACTATGCTTACAAAAAGTTACAGAGTTTACGTTTAGTTGGGCTTCATTATTGGGCCTACTTTAGCCTTCTCCAGTGGACTTAACAATACGAGTACAATTCTTTTTTGATACGAcatttaagaatttttttttaaaataaaataaataaagaataatgTAAAAGAGAGTATTTGTGAAATGGAGTTGGAGAGAAGCAGACTGTTTATTCCTCCAAAtgtttaaaattaatttggtgTAGTTGATGTTGTATTCTAATTTTTTGGTGTTTTGTTGTTGTATCTATCTCTAAACATTTGGAGTAGTAATTCAAAAGCATGCACTGTTTCTTTTTTCCTTGAGTCAGAAGCTAAGCATTCGTTGAATTGATACAAGTCTTTTAGAATCTATACAAGGgccaaaatattatattttgattataCATGGCGGTTGTCATCAATGATTCAATTGCTAACTGGTGGAGCGTGAATCAAGAATGTTATATTTATTTGATCATCAatgcttttttttattatcagtGTAATCTATACGCATATTTGCTTTTACTGTTTACATGATTATAATGAGCTTTTAAAGTTGTTAGGTTTTTCTATAGCTGCAGGCTTGAAAAACGTAAGATTGTTTTATAATGAGTTCTAAACCTATAAAATATCAACTTTGTCATTATCCATTATCCCTCActgttttattaaattttatttctgtTGAGCTTCATATTATCCTATAATCTTTTTTGGATTCAATTATCAGCTCTGAATCAacgaagaaattaaaaaaactgtAATACTTAAGAGTTTGGCATCTGAGAAGTTAACTCATTCAAGTTCAGGTACTTATATAGCAACTGTATAAGTTCTCTATTTTGACTAGAATTTGACACAGATATGA
This region includes:
- the LOC121744625 gene encoding pentatricopeptide repeat-containing protein At3g04130, mitochondrial-like isoform X1, with the protein product MVVRGRILAVFNSLPLFPSKARFAVVSRSFYGRLFTSDVPALDGYPLSGNLSSEQPEKCGDKKRNHDINVIINKVLNAQSESEVFHSLAQDIECNKIQITHSLATRLLHRFQDDWKSAIGVFRWVETCQGYKPLPEHYEKIVDVLGKMKQMEKMKELVGEICENHLISLNTIAKMMRRLAGAGEWKEAVKIFDELEKFGLEKNTESMNILLDTLCKEHKVEQARALFLELKSHIAPNANTYNIFIHGWCKIKRVEEAEWTIQEMKGRGFRPCVISYSTIIQFFCSQCKFYRVYELLDEMEVQGCPPNVVTFTTIMNSFTKSGYTDEALQVAEKMKVAGCKPDTQFYNALIHTLGRAGLIEEALNVFTKEMPNGRINPNTSTFNSMIAMFCHHKQEQRALEYLGILEQSPYCKPDVQSFYPLLKLYFRDGKTCKCLNLVDDVVKKHHLCLDLATYTLLIHGFCRGNKYERAYQLFKEMIGQNIKPRFVTCSLLLKEMREKNMYGAAEMIEDVMKKMKSPGQKNCSSPASNGV
- the LOC121744625 gene encoding pentatricopeptide repeat-containing protein At3g04130, mitochondrial-like isoform X3 yields the protein MVVRGRILAVFNSLPLFPSKARFAVVSRSFYGRLFTSDVPALDGYPLSGNLSSEQPEKCGDKKRNHDINVIINKVLNAQSESEVFHSLAQDIECNKIQITHSLATRLLHRFQDDWKSAIGVFRWVETCQGYKPLPEHYEKIVDVLGKMKQMEKMKELVGEICENHLISLNTIAKMMRRLAGAGEWKEAVKIFDELEKFGLEKNTESMNILLDTLCKEHKVEQARALFLELKSHIAPNANTYNIFIHGWCKIKRVEEAEWTIQEMKGRGFRPCVISYSTIIQFFCSQCKFYRVYELLDEMEVQGCPPNVVTFTTIMNSFTKSGYTDEALQVAEKMKVAGCKPDTQFYNALIHTLGRAGLIEEALNVFTKEMPNGRINPNTSTFNSMIAMFCHHKQEQRALEYLGILEQSPYCKPDVQSFYPLLKLYFRDGKTCKCLNLVDDVVKKHHLCLDLATYTLLIHGFCRGNKYERAYQLFKEMIGQNIKPRFVTCSLLLKEMREKNMYGAAEMIEDVMKKMKSPGQKNCSPASNGV
- the LOC121744625 gene encoding pentatricopeptide repeat-containing protein At3g04130, mitochondrial-like isoform X2 codes for the protein MVVRGRILAVFNSLPLFPSKARFAVVSRSFYGRLFTSDVPALDGYPLSGNLSSEQPEKCGDKKRNHDINVIINKVLNAQSESEVFHSLAQDIECNKIQITHSLATRLLHRFQDDWKSAIGVFRWVETCQGYKPLPEHYEKIVDVLGKMKQMEKMKELVGEICENHLISLNTIAKMMRRLAGAGEWKEAVKIFDELEKFGLEKNTESMNILLDTLCKEHKVEQARALFLELKSHIAPNANTYNIFIHGWCKIKRVEEAEWTIQEMKGRGFRPCVISYSTIIQFFCSQCKFYRVYELLDEMEVQGCPPNVVTFTTIMNSFTKSGYTDEALQVAEKMKVAGCKPDTQFYNALIHTLGRAGLIEEALNVFTKEMPNGRINPNTSTFNSMIAMFCHHKQEQRALEYLGILEQSPYCKPDVQSFYPLLKLYFRDGKTCKCLNLVDDVVKKHHLCLDLATYTLLIHGFCRGNKYERAYQLFKEMIGQNIKPRFVTCSLLLKEMREKNMYGAAEMIEDVMKKMKSPGQKNCSNPASKEV